TCCTCTTGCTTAGGGGAAGCATGCAGAGATACTCCCTGCCGTTAAGCCCATATGCACCCATCCCGCCATTTCAGGCCCCACAGGGCAGAGAAACGTCCCTTTTCAGCAGGACAGAAAGGAGAATTTCATCTCTGCTCACCTCTCCAGATGGCTAACTTGGGAAAACCATGAGCAGCCCAGACTCCACACCCTGCCCTTGCTCCAAAGCATGGTTACTTTTACTTTGCACACATTGCTCTCGGAGCAGCAGCCAGACTGGCTGGCCGCTGCCAACATACGTAGCCCCTGTGCCTGTCCGGTTCTGGCTTTGCTCTCGTTTTGGATAGTGAGACAATGAGAAGTGTTGCtattcagtttttccttttgctttaccAGCACTAGTGGAATATTGAAACTATTCCCTCAACCACCACCATTCAGCTTCCCCTTTCCCATCATTAGAAACACCTCTTTtattggtgtcctggtttcggctgagatagagttaattttcttcttagtagctagtacagtgtgGTTTGCATTTAGTGTGAGAATACTGttgataacagactgatgttttacttgttgctaagtagtgcttatcctaagttaaggatttttcagtttcccgtgctctgccagcaagcaggtgcacaaacaaaaagctgggagggagcatggccaggacagctgaccccaactagccaaagggatattccataccatagcacatcatgctcagtatataaactggggggagttggccgggaggggcggatcgctgctcgggcatcggtcagagggaggtgagcaactgcattgtgcatcacttgtcttttcttgggttttattaatttttaaaattattttattttattccttttcattacagttattattatatattgttattattattgttagtattacattttattttactttagttattaaatctttcttatcccaacccagaagttttccttttttttttttcccaattctcccctgcatcccactgggagtgggaggagtgagcgagcggctgcatagtgcctagttgctggctggggttaaaccatgacaacggGAAACCACATTTAAGACAAAATTTGGAACAAATAATTTGATTGTGCCTGCTGATGCGCTGTCTCAGCACTGCGCTGAGTCAACACCCGCAACCATCTTCCTCTCATCTCAAACAGTTGTAAAGAAAAAGGCCACTTCTATTTAATTCCTTAACAATTAGGAATTAAATAATCTAAACTTCATTCAGCTTCCAGTAATACAATCTCTTATATTTTGCACTGTTTTCAGTAATTTAAAGACATTCAGTCTATAACCAGTTTGCTAAGAGGATCAGAGTTGCAGTTCTGTTTCTGCAGTCACTCCAGCATGGGTGGTTTACTTCATATACCTGTCCAAACCCCACACACCTTATAGACAGTACAAGTGATTGAGCTGTTTTTATGAGATGCcgtgaaagtgaaaaatatttgcgTGCGAATAGTACACCAGGCAATCCGTGCTGAATCTTCATTCAAAACAATTCTAAAATACATGCATTATAAAAACAAGATTCGTCATAAATCACTGTTATCTTAAGTTATCTCCTATTTTTCTCCTAACTGACGTTGTTCAGATTTTATCATCAGCCAATTAGAATAATTACATGCAAGCTCGCTGCAGCAGATAACTGTAAAACATAATAAATCTAAAGACATTTGTAGAGCGTTACCCATTCAATGAAAACCGCATTTAAACTTCAGTATGTAAGCAACTTAAACATCCTTTTTCAGCCCATAAAGACTCTTCAGACTTTCAGTActatttatattgcttttttcatCCGCATTTGGCAACATAAGGGTATATAATCTCACACGCCCTTCTCCTGGCTGACTTGGATTCTGGTATGCAATGAAACGCAGGCTAACTCACAGCACAAAGTTCTTCAAGTCAGCTTGAGGGAGTTTAATACCACACTGCCTTAAAGTCCTTaggaaaaaaccacccaaactcCTGTATCACTAGCATTCCTGGATCTACTAATTGCCAGTGATTAATGAATCAAATAGGAGTTACcttgagacagaaaaataactactGGAGATTCAAAAGAagtcaagaaaacatttttctccctgtCTATACACTTCAAAAGCAGCCACTCATCTCAGACTATGAGTAGTCACACATCAAAAGACATTTTAAGCCTTAGTAGTAcctgaaaaaaacctcattatTCTTAGGATTTACCAAACACTTATCTTGCCATTACCAGCAACAAGCTATGGTGGTTTTCTTAGACATGAGAAAGTGACACCTGAATATCAGGAAGTACTGAAGATAGTATCATTAAGACTAAATTACACCTGTGTGTGCTGTAATTACATCATCAATATACTGTGCAAGGAAAATTCTTCAACCTTGACATCAGTTTGCACACCTGCTAAAATAAATTCCAACCTTTTCTCTCATTAATTCCAAGAACTATAATGGTGTTTTGGGGGTGATTTATGCCATTCTATGTTCAAGGCCAAAACAAAACTACCAACTTCTTTCACAGGAGAACCAGCCTGCAATGCTGTGACACCGAGGTTCCTGACTGAACTGTACAGTACTTGGTTCTTTTGATTGCTGGCAACACAGGCTtctacatttttcagtttctggcaAGCTAATAGATTTCAGAGACTGGTAAGATCATACCATAAACAGATCTTATTAACTCAACATTCTTTACTTCAACCACGAAAATCAGAAGAATGACTTACTTGGGTCTCGACTGCTGTACGGCCAGCCTGAGGCAGGTAAAAAAGATGGCATTGGAGAACTTGCCCTGCTGTCATCCTCCACTTGCTGCGTAATATGCCGcacagtttctttattttttctgttcttcctgcgCCCAGTGGGTTGCCAGCCATCCCCTACTCCTTGTTCTGAGAACGCATTCTGTATTGCACTATCCTTGGCAGAATGTAGTTCACTCCCTCCATAATGGGACGGTGAAACCTGTTCCTCTTTGATACGTAAAGACCCATAGCCCATGTCACTAGACCAAAGAGACTGGGATGAAATGTCTTCGTGGCTGTCTGTTTTTGGTTCTTGATCCTCTTTTCCATAACTACTCCCTCCTTCATGGCAGCTGGCAATAGCTGAATCTCCAGAAGAGTTTGCTGGACTTGTTCGCCGAGCTAACCAGGGAGATATACTCCTGCCAGCCACAACTGCTGAAATCAAAGCATCCGTACTACTGCTGGAAGGGGCTCCAAGTTCATAATCAACGAGGTCATCCGAGGCATCAGACTTTATGCTTATGTCGAGAGCTGCTTTTATGAAATTGTGACAGGCTTGTACAATATCTGTCATTTGCAGATAGCTAGCAGCTGACATCACCTCAATGACGTTTCTGCTGGTCAGTGCTAGGTGTGCAGAATACATGAAGTCAATGATTGCTTTAAAGCCTTGTGCAGTTACAATGTCTAAATGGGTGACTGTGGCCTGGTCAGAGGTTTTCTGTACCTGGCAGTACAGTGTTTTGAAGTAGCGACTACTTCCAAGCAGAACGTTTTTGTGAGCCTTGAATATCTTCCCCTCCACTATAATGCAAACATCACAGAGGATGCCGTGTTGTCTCTGCTCGTTAAGCTCACGCAGCAGATGACGGTAGTGGGAAGCAATCTCCATATCTTCCTTTCGGTTATTCATTTGGAAATCTTTGTGTTTCCTCTTCCACAAGtcctgcatggggaaggaaatgACAGTATTACAAAATCCCATACAGGCTTACAGACGCGTTCTTCAAAGACTGAGACAAACCCCAAGTTGTACCAAATTAAGTACCAGGTTCATCTTGAAAGAATGTCACAAAATACAACTGCTGCCTAGAAAGACTGCACAGTCATTACACGATGCAGCTTATTTTTACCAGACTTCAAAAAACTTACATTAAAAGGGACTAGATTTGAAGTTCAATCCTCCTCATAACATcccacagaaacatttctttaaattacTACAGACTTGTAAGAAAACCTGTCTTAAGTTACTTGGGTAAAACAGCTGTCAGTTTTTACTGTTTGGGTTCAGTAAGGTTTGGTTTTGAAAGAGGTACTACACTTGAAACCATGCTGATGGAGACAAACTATTGAAGAGCACTCTGTAACACAATTTCCTCAAGGGAACAAGCATTACATGTAGCACACTGAATAGCTGAAATCCTCAAACAGCAAAAGCCAATTGAAACCAGCTATTTCCCTTGCTATATTGCCGTTGAGGGGCTATAAATACTGTTTTCAAGTCAGAAGAGCAATAAGCAAATCCAAGACCACAGATCACAAAATTTTAAGTCCCCACCCAAACTAAACTGGCAAGATATCAGAACTATGAAGTTAATGCTATTTGAGGCTTAACTACTTAGAAGCACAAGATTTTTTAACTTTGCAATAAAACATGTTATTTCCTTGGCTTTACATCTCCAAGTGTACCCCACAACCACCCTAAGATATTGGGTAGAGAAATTCTAATAATCACTTAAACATTAATGTTTAGAAAGGATGCTTATGACCAAAATAACAACGCGTCCATCAAGCTGAGAAGAATTCACGGGACTTTTGATCACCTTCCATAAAATTTGACAGTTATCCAAAAAAAGGCTAGTTAGTGCCAGCAGCATGGCAGAGACCCATATCTTCTAAGTTATGCTCCAATTATCATCCACTTAcaccccaaaacagaaaaaaaggtcttAAGTGTGGATATGTTGACAGTAATCAGTGGCACCAATATTTTCAGACTGAATTTTATCACACCTGCCAAGTACAAATATGAGAGAAGTAATACATCAACATGGACGAGTGCATACACAGATTTCTCGCAGCGTTCAGTAAGTCACTCCTACCACACAGCTTAATCTGTTGTCCATTCAACACCAACAGAAATGCCCTGCCTTTTGTCTCCCAAGGCAACGCTTCACTGCTATCAGGCGTATCAACACATTCTGTCTCTCAAGCGAGATGACTTCAAGTTCACAACACTCAAGGTGTTAAGGATGGACGCTGGCAGCACCAGAACAGACCGATGAAGTACTCCCTGCAACACCATACCTCGGCAGTTACTACCTTTGCAACTCCATACTTGCCTTTGCTGCCACAGCTTTGCAAATTCCTTGGCGTTACTTTCTGCCATTTTATCTAGCTTATACCACTTATTCAGAACTTTCTATCAAGATTTATATGCCGTCTAACAGTGGTTTAATGGTTTGACCAATTAAGAGCGCTGAGCTGCCACACAACATGAAGGATATCTACTCCTTTCTCTCAAAAACTCAAATTTGTTCCAATATAGGATGTTCCAACTGCAAAATTAATATGTGGGTCCACATGTCAACATACAACATACTGACAAGACCAAATTCTGAATGTAACTATGGGCAGGTGCACAGATCAGAAGCCTGGATTTAGGCTAGTGGTGGTTGCTGATAAAACCAAAATCACTGTACTTCTGAGGTCTTACAGTCTTAAAGCATACATGGTTAAATATAAGCACTGTCAGTAAGGAGGCTGACGTGAGCTTGAAGCAACTTTCTAACATACATCAAGTTCAAACACAAATTCAGTCCCATCTGTTCAAATAGGCTCACAGCAGTGGGCAGTCCTAGGACAGCCATGATTAAGCAAGTTCCCTGACACATGCAAGTGGGTTTCCTGTACTGTGGAACACAGATCCCCAAGACCTCTGCCCCCTTCCCCTAGTCTGTGCTATTATTGTCATCTACAGGAGCAAAATAGCTACAGTTTGGCCAACACTATTGGCTAACAAACAACCTCTCAGCCCAGAGAACATACGTGACACAGGACCTTTCTTCTAGAGAGCCACCTGATGATTCAAAAGTTCAAGTTATGCAACATTGCCTGCACGAGCTTCTCTAGTTCCGCAAGAATGGAGCTGTCTCTTTGGCAGTGTCAGAAATGCTAATTTGCAAGACCAGCTGGTCCCTGATCATTGAGAAGCATTTACTTCCCTCAAGAGAGGAAGGACCATCTTCCTGCAACATAAACAGGCTGAACTGGTGTTAATCTATTTCAAATCCATACAGTTTTTCTACAGAATTAAGCACAGAACACACAAAGaagctaatctttttttttattatttgaactgGAAGAGGTTAATAATAGCATAGCTCTACATTATCTGAACAACACTACCTATTTACCATTGAAATCTGCCCGGAGACCTCAAATCAAATTCTCACATGGAAGCCATCTCCACCTCCAccacaaataaatgaaataaataaactaaaaaaaaaaaaaaaaaaaaaaaaaaatcaaaccaagaatcagtcaggggaaaaaaaaaaaaaaaagaaagaattgattTTTCAGGTGTTTGGCCTGAAAAGGTTGTGATGGAACcagccagcacagcagctctCTAACCCAGGCTCTGAAGGTAGCTGCCACCACTTCCCATGTCTTCATGTTTGAGAGAACCACCTCTTAAAGCAGAATGACAGTTCAGTTTTGTCTTTATTCCAGAAACCACTACTGCATCTACTTTTAGGAGTTGAAGAGTCAGCTTAGTCCCCTCAGGAAATATGAATTGCCACACAGGATAAAGTGAGTTGTCCATCACCAATCCTGTCTTCAACAGCTGCCATATCCACATGATTCAGAGGAAGACGCAAGAAAACCTCACAGCATACAATTACGAAGCTATCAGAAGGTTTCAGATATGGCATTTCCGTTTGCTGTTCCTTCATGGGTATCAAAATCCATATTCCAAGATACCAACTCCCTGGAATCAGTgcaggggggaggggggcgggaaaTCTCCTGCAAGGACAATTTTCCCTTCCTCAATTTAATACAGATTAGCATCAGGAGTATCTGTCAATGTCTTCACCTGGTTTTGTGAATTTATGCAACAAGAGCTTTTCTTCTTGAATGCTTTTCACCTGGAAATTATACTGATTCcttgagattttatttctttactatttcatatatttattCAGCTTACTTCAGTGGGTTGGGTTCCCCCTCACTGTTGGTAACAGTCTATTTTAGATAAACCTTGTCCTTTGTTTAAGCTGCCTATAGCAGAAACCcagattaaaatatttgtctcttGCTACCTTTGCTTTAGACTGGACCAGTTTGAGGTTCAGTTGAGGTTCTGACTCATCTGGTGCTTCTTATGGATGAAGCACATGCTAGCCTCTTTAGGAAATAGCTTTTCTCTGACTTTATTTCCTATCACGGGATTTTtactaaacacacacacacaaaaaatctacGCAAGATTCCTTACTggcctccctcccacccaccaaGCTCTTGACAGAAGACACCCTCCAGGCAAGCCATGGATGAACAAAAGCGTGTCATTACAGTACGATCATACAGTCCTTGTATCTTACTTGCCCACATTTCCAAGGACACTGGGGACAAGAGCAGAGAGAGGGTGGGTAGGTGCCTTTTGgacaagaaagcaaaaataccTGACATTCTAAAATATGATGAATATAAGAACACAAGTAAAAATAATGACAATATACATTCCTCTACACAAAGGGAAGACAACTTGTCCTTGTTCCAAAGTACTTTAAGTATAAAGAGACAGAGAGATGAATGGGGAAGACGCCCACCAAAGAGCAGCATCCTTTCCACTGACAGGTGGGCACGTTACAGCACTTTCAAGTATGCAAGCAATGATGTGGATACTCCCATGTTCAGTCTAATCAATAAAATTTAACATCTTCCAAACCAGCAATTATTATTGTGGATGTCTTGATCTTCCTCTGTCTGAAGGTCTGCTACTTTATACACATTTTTCCACATTCAACATTTGTCACAGCATTGTACCTTTTAAATGAGAGGTCTTTGGGGGAGAAAATTAAATATGCCTCAAATTCAGAGGAATTAATTAGTTTTCTGTCTACCCATGTCAAACCAGAACATCCGTTTAATGTCAAGGATCACTAGGGAATTAATCCAAGTTAAATTTAAGGCAATTTGCTAGTAGTTAAAAATTCAGGAAGCTTCAAAACCCTGTGCTCTTGTGTTCCAATTTTACATGCTGTTTTGTGGCTTGttgttggggtgggttttggtttttttttttcccttttcctggtAATGATATTTATCTCCACTTAAAAGATGTTGTGGAAAGATTTCTTCGGAAAAGCAGTAGCCTTCAAACTTCTATTGGAAGCATGGTAAAGATGGAATAAACCATGGAGATTTTTTAGAATCAGATCTCGAAGATTAAtgatgtattttttgttttatctcGGGTCTTTTTAGTACACTGAAGGATTTCAAAGTTGAGCACCTACTAAAATCCTTTAGGCCTGGGCCTGCGATGACAGCACATGGCCACAACACAGCTTTCCAAGAAGCCAATGAACCATGAAAGCTCATCTGTAGATTTTCCACAAAATAAATTGTAGCAGATCAGGCTTTCTTCATAAGTCAATTCACAGACACTACAGTAATTCAAGTCTATTACTTTtccaaaaataactaaaaaaattgTCCCTAAACAAACAACACTTGCATGTaacagcaaaaagaacaaaacatgagCAGATTTAATAATCTCTTTCATGCAAACTTCTGTCAAGATACAGGCCAGCTTTTTACTTTCCATGTTGTCAAAAACCTGGTCTTAAAGTAAGCATTAATAATTTATATAATCTTTAAACCTAGCTAGAATGAACCTAGTTCTACAAATATAGCATCTCTGAAAACTCTTTCTTTTGCACTATCAGTACAGTTATTTGAACATGAAAACATCACCTGGTGACATAATAAGAGTCTAAATAAACACTATCTTCACCTACTGTTGGAAAGGTTTTAAAAAGAGTAACCAGTGATACTTACAAAGCCAACCTCTCAGCGTACGTACCCACAATAAGTCTGCTGACCAAAATCTTAACACCAGTAAAATTAAGGGGTATAAATTTGTTGCATCTAAAACTCAGTGCATTATATGAATTTTGACAAAAAGCCACAGACAAGAAATGGAGTACACACATGAAAGTCTCTACAGTACAGTCCTCTGGGAAATAGTGGGGACAAAAATAAACTCCCTTTACTcagaaggaaaaggggggggtggggccAGAAAAAGACTAgagggggtttttgttgttggtagggttttttgtttgtttactttttgctCTCTCAGAATATAAGCGAATGAAAAATTTAAACTACATGTCATTTAGTCTGTTACAATTGTCTAAACATGTTTCTATGCTTAATACTAAGGACACAAGTTATAGAGTACCAAACTATTCACTAGTGCACTCCACCAGCCACTCTATGCTCCCTAGAGTAAACATGCCAATTGGAATTTAACCAAAAATGTGTTGtttcctcccccctctcccttcAGAGAAAAGTAAAACCAGATTAAGGAAGAACTCCAATTCACTCTGATGGTTTATtatacaaaaaaaccaacaaacacacCCCACTTCTCTGCTTCCCCTGTGTCCTGTCCATGTCTCCACTCCCAAGACAttccaacattttttaaattcctctgcaAAGGAGCTCCGTAAGGTGAGATTGGGCTCGAAACGCCTCCTTGCACAAGACACAGTGTGCATACGAGTTTCACTTTCATCCAATTAAAGACAACAGAAATGCATAGGATTCCTCCTATCCATGTGCCCTGGGCTGAAAAGAATGaagtacaaaaaaccccaacgtaACCTTAGCAACTGAAAAGGACGGTACCTATACTTATTCTCctaaaggggagaaaaagcagaagactcAGGATATTAATGGATGATAACTCCCTGCAAAGACACTGCTCATAAGCTTTACAAGTACAAATCTCCAGAAGTACAGGGTTTTCTCCTAAGTGTGTTTGACGAAGAAGAGCACACAATTccagaaaagttttaattttttgatACTAGATACCCCAAAATTATATTCTTATGTTCAGCTTTCTTCAAAGTAGATGCAAGTAACAGCTTATGAAAATGAACAGTTGCCAAAAAAGAAACTCTTCTACCCTATTCTGATTCATGAAACCGATCATTCGTAGTTTAAGTTGGTCATTCCAACCACAACTCTGAATTCAAAGAGAAACAGGCAGATGTTTGTAAACAGACCAAACCAGACCCTTGGGCCAAAGAGGTTACTCACAACTCACAGTTTCACGAGAAAAACACCGTACCACTTTTCCCTTATGACTGAGGATGAGAATGTTTAATTACAGCCCAACAGTGCATGTTCATCCTTATGGGTTAggagccacaggaaaaaaaaaaaagtttcaccaTTCGGTTTGAGAAATCCTATAGAATTACAGAAAGGGCAAAAATCTGGGAGGCAAATGATTTTCAGTGAACTGAAGTAAAAATActagttatatttttattatcaaaTTTGAGAGGTCCACTCAATTCTCTATGATTGTAGGGCAACCCCCCCCTGCAAGCCCCTAAAAGTATTCAATTAACATCTGCCTGATGAGGACTGACTAAAATTTCTCCAATTTCAAGCCAATGCTATGCCATCATTGACAGCATTAAAACACCATCTCCAGTTAGCCTCTCTGTAGCAGTTACAATCCAGAAAGTCCATGAGCAAAgttcacacagcagcagcagggcaagcATCACACCTTCAGTAGCTATAACACACCAGCAAAGAAATCACTTGCTCGAACCACTGGTTCTCAGGGCAGGCAAAGAGACTTCAACTCCCCGTCGGTCCAGCTTAGATATAGTCAGGAAATACAATACATTTAAGACCATGTCATCAGTTTACAATTGCTTCTACCATGAAAATAGATAGATCCAAATGCAATTAGGAATTAAAAGAAAGCCCATTTCAGCAAAAAGAATAACGACGCGCAAAACGCTGCATGCTTCTAGTCAGTCATATCATCAAAGCTTTGTTTCTGCAATCCAAACAGGAAACACAAGCAAAATCTAACTCCCATAAGCAATAAAATAACAGGGAGCTATCATTAAACATTTCACTCTCTACTCCAAAACTTTAAACCAGAGACTTGGCTTTGGCCTTTGACCTATCAAACCATCTACCTGAAGTTACGGGGCCAGCTATAGTGTGCAGAAGCTGGACACTACAAAAGTGCAACCAAAAGACAGGATTTCTGAAGGTATCttagaaaaatccttttattaACCTTCATTAGCTCTGACAGCGCATGAAGAATTGAGAGAAAACCAGGTCTGAAAATGAAAGCTAAGGGAAAACTGTTAGCCTCCACATTTTGAAAGGAGGGCAATTAGATATTAGAATTAGAAATTTAGAAACTGTAAAGTTTAAAAtaggagggggggagggggggggaagaccaGATGCACATTTTGCTACAGTGTTCTTCAAGTAATAAGCAGTGAAGACGTTTTTGCCGATTTTGTTAGAGAAAGCATGcaaactttaatattaaaaaaaaattaaaaatatatccaAGACAATTACTTCTTACCAGTAACAAACTGGGTTCCAGGTCTAGCGTTTCTCCTACAATAGGTGAGGACATCAACAGCCCTAGGGCAGCACAGGTAGTGCACCGTTCTATGACCTTCCAATAGCACTGGTGTGAACTCTTGTAGAGGAAAGACAGAACTAcgacaaaaaacaaaaccagaagtagTTATTAGCATTAGACTACAAGATTACTGTGTAACAGTGGTACATTTAAGTCCTTTCCCTCCAAACTCACAGTTGTAACACCCCTATTTATGACCTAACGAACCCCCCAAAAAAGTTAACTCAAAGCATATCAATACATTGCAGGTAATTAAAGCCTGTTTTTTGCAATAATAGAAGGAAGAATTACGCCTTAAaagtatgggaaaaaaaattctaattttagaTACTAAAACTTCAAACAGATCCTTGAAACAACAGTGTTTCCTGTTTGGTAACTTTTCAAAACATTCTCACTTTAATGACTTCTTAAAGAGACATTTGTGGCCTGAAGGGCACTAATTCACCTTATCTGACCTATCAAATACTGAGGTTAAAAAGCTACCACTACaactcctgaaaaaaaatcaagtttgcaATGGATTAGTCAAGACAATTTCCTCTTGAAATGTTTAATGACCAGTTTCTACTGGCTGACGCCATTCAAGGTTAAGAGACTAAACAATCCCAAGATTTTGAATATTCTGCATAAAATATAGATGCTTAGGTAAGGCACATTCACAGACAGACTTCTGGGATAAAACATTAATGTTTACGATTACAACATATAAAGAATAGGAATAGTTCATCTACACATAGTGTCCTCACAGATAAAAAACCTTTAACTATTACTATCATCTTGTACACCTGTTTTTCTTACACAAAacagacttttattttcttcagaatagcATATTCACTACACTTATAACATCTAACTTCAACTAAAACTTCTGACTATACTTTATTCAAAAATTTATAGTGTTTATACACCATTAGCTGTTATAGCAAAGTATTTGCCATATATTTCTGATCTCTGCATTTCAGACATCTCTAATATACAGATTAGCTCTCTTAATGAAAATAAGCTATAAATCAATACTGTTGATTTCAAGACTGACCTTCTGTAGTAATAGATTGTGAAAGAAAACATCAGAAGATACAAATTAAGAAAGCTTTTCCAATACTAACTAATGTCATTATAAACGGTGAAATAACATATCTAATAAACAAATGAAGTAATAAGGAAAATCCAAGCATTCTTATGGCAACAAGCAGAACTGTGAAAATCTTGAAAACAAGTATGACCCAAGTGAAGCAAATACCATTGACTTTGTTCTCAATTTCTATTTCAGACTGCCAAGTCTTGCCTTTTTCTAATTCTGATTGCTTCTCCATAGCAATTGTTTTGGCTAGCTCTTTTTAGTTCTGTTATttagacagttaaaaaaataaaatgggggggggagCCAGACCAACACAGAGACATAGGAAATTACTTTGTTAGAAAAGCGTAAAAGTAATGCGTAGTTTCACTTAGACTTAGGACTGTTACTGTTAAGACTCTCATTTACACCTCTGTCCCAGCATCACAAAATGAGCCAGAACAGTCTGGTAAGAATGGTAAAGCTGAGACCTATACCGTTTTGCAGagctcttcattttttcttcctgctttgagCTCTGCACctgttttcctcttccaaatgAACAGATGAGAACCAAGTGACCATGATTAATGGAGGCAGCCCTACCACAAGGTAGGAGCAGGAGAATAGCCAGAGGTATTTCTTCAACTTTTGCAGTTGGGTAAGATTTCTAAACGAGCCTTTATCAACGTTATGTCAAATTTTATAAAGAACTGTAAGTCCTCATGACAATGTTGATATATATCCAGCtactctttctctttcccttgccacattacaaaaatatctttaaatgctGAGAACTTACCAatctttgaaaatgtttcctgttAGCAAAAATAAACGTCACAATGTTTCACAGCTGGATAGTGCATGATTTAATGAATAG
This region of Harpia harpyja isolate bHarHar1 chromosome 1, bHarHar1 primary haplotype, whole genome shotgun sequence genomic DNA includes:
- the ZBTB46 gene encoding zinc finger and BTB domain-containing protein 46 isoform X3, which produces MSSPIVGETLDLEPSLLLDLWKRKHKDFQMNNRKEDMEIASHYRHLLRELNEQRQHGILCDVCIIVEGKIFKAHKNVLLGSSRYFKTLYCQVQKTSDQATVTHLDIVTAQGFKAIIDFMYSAHLALTSRNVIEVMSAASYLQMTDIVQACHNFIKAALDISIKSDASDDLVDYELGAPSSSSTDALISAVVAGRSISPWLARRTSPANSSGDSAIASCHEGGSSYGKEDQEPKTDSHEDISSQSLWSSDMGYGSLRIKEEQVSPSHYGGSELHSAKDSAIQNAFSEQGVGDGWQPTGRRKNRKNKETVRHITQQVEDDSRASSPMPSFLPASGWPYSSRDPSADVTVTEPSSSDSRVERSDPYVNVDEALIGGEASYISQPLTPEKEDALQAATVANLRAALMSKNSLLSLKADMLGEDSSLLFEYLPKGTHSLSLNEFTVIRKKFKCPYCSFSAMHQCILKRHMRSHTGERPYPCEICGKKFTRREHMKRHTLVHSKDKKYVCKVCNRVFMSAASVGIKHGSRRHGVCADCSGRGIAGHLDHNGGEGSPDECYPGEGQYMEDPDDIKVEGDEEMGDDDDIKWKDDVGMSQDDVILDDDKDVDSPQEQDNSGENDKDFTWIS